Proteins found in one Zea mays cultivar B73 chromosome 1, Zm-B73-REFERENCE-NAM-5.0, whole genome shotgun sequence genomic segment:
- the LOC103641915 gene encoding uncharacterized protein: MSVEILDGSTVQSFVEDERAFNSSVDGRFAALDADHDGLLTYAEMAGELMSLRVLEKHFGVDEAAMAPEELGALYRGLFARFDRDGSGKVDRHEFRAEMKEVMLAVANGLGFLPVQMVVEEGSFLKVAVDRELGQLAKAA; the protein is encoded by the coding sequence ATGAGCGTGGAGATCCTGGACGGGAGCACGGTGCAGAGCTTTGTggaggacgagcgcgccttcaacTCCTCAGTGGACGGCCGCTTCGCCGCGCTGGACGCCGACCACGACGGCCTGCTCACCTACGCCGAGATGGCCGGGGAGCTCATGAGCCTGCGCGTGCTGGAGAAGCACTTCGGCGTGGACGAGGCCGCGATGGCGCCGGAGGAGCTCGGGGCGCTCTACCGCGGCCTGTTCGCGCGGTTCGACAGGGACGGCAGCGGCAAGGTGGACCGGCACGAGTTCCGCGCGGAGATGAAGGAGGTGATGCTCGCCGTGGCCAACGGCCTCGGCTTCCTCCCCGTGCAGATGGTCGTGGAGGAAGGCAGCTTCCTCAAGGTCGCCGTCGACAGGGAGCTCGGCCAGCTCGCCAAAGCTGCGTAA
- the LOC100384038 gene encoding Glycerophosphodiester phosphodiesterase GDPDL3 (The RefSeq protein has 1 substitution compared to this genomic sequence), translated as MGRSRRHEGGGGGERRGAGAGGVAAAAFAALLLGCVVMALVGGAAAQGPRLPSDYKTLSGAAPLVVARGGFSGAFPDSSEGAYSFGASASAPGTAMWCDVQLTKDGVGLCLRDVNMKNCTTVDQTYPGRKRTYVIDGVHKTGWFVPDFTSAELLQSVYLTQAIWSRTERMDGIYPIVTVPDVQSIVNTSPIWLNVQHPIFYKQRDLDMSSYIHSIRKLVRMDYISSPEIGFLRNISARVRRRTKLVFSFLDKKLLDHSVNQTYGSLARNLTFVRSVASGILVPKDYIWPVTADNYLLPSTSIVTEAHEAGLEIYASGFVNDKAVPFNYSYDPLAEYLNFVGDGGFSVDGVLSDYPITASEAIGCFANLNSSKTDHVTGKPLVISHNGASGDCPDCTDLAYHSAVDDGADVIDCPVQVTSDGVLMCMSSINLLDTTNNAAFIAKSLGIDMVDSVTAALSAAGFSNQTTKEVLIRSTDSAVLVKLKQQKTRCKLVYTLPLGIGDASKPSLKDIKAFAEAVVVDRTSVFALSYDFIMGQNRIVRDLQAAGLAVYAQVFRNEYVAHPFDFLGDPTVEINYYVQTFNLSGMITDFPKTVRRYKENTCTALGKDMPKYMRPVEAGSLADFLRSFQTQPPSVAPMPALNSSSVEEPPLPTAAPRNVPPGGGAPADAAGTAGGAAPSDASSGGAPPSDARHTATGSSGMLLVVLVSAALLI; from the exons ATGGGGAGGAGTAGACGCCacgaaggaggaggaggaggagaacgACGGGGTGCGGGTGCTGGAGGGGTGGCCGCCGCCGCCTTCGCCGCTCTGCTGCTGGGCTGCGTCGTCATGGCCCTCGTCGGCGGCGCCGCCGCGCAGGGCCCCCGGCTCCCCTCCGACTACAAAACCCTCAGCG GCGCCGCTCCGCTCGTGGTGGCCAGAGGCGGGTTCTCAGGAGCGTTCCCGGACTCCAGCGAGGGCGCCTACTCCTTCGGGGCGTCCGCCAGCGCGCCTGGCACGGCCATGTGGTGCGACGTCCAGCTGACCAAGGACGGCGTCGGGCTCTGCCTCCGCGACGTCAACATGAAGAACTGCACCACCGTCGACCAGACGTACCCCGGGAGGAAGCGGACCTACGTCATCGACGGCGTCCACAAGACCGGCTGGTTCGTCCCGGACTTCACCAGCGCCGAGCTTCTTCAGTCCGTGTACC TAACACAAGCAATCTGGTCTCGCACTGAGAGGATGGACGGCATATACCCTATCGTCACTGTCCCTGACGTTCAGTCCATCGTCAACACGTCTCCTATCTGGCTGAATGTCCAG CATCCCATCTTCTACAAACAACGCGATCTGGACATGAGCAGCTACATACACTCGATCCGGAAGCTGGTGCGCATGGACTACATCTCGTCGCCTGAGATCGGCTTCCTCAGAAACATATCCGCAAGAGTCCGCCGCAGAACCAAGCTCGTGTTCAGCTTTCTCGACAAAAAACTCCTGGATCACTCCGTGAACCAGACATACGGTTCGCTGGCGAGGAACCTGACGTTCGTCAGGTCCGTCGCGTCTGGCATACTGGTCCCGAAGGACTACATCTGGCCGGTGACGGCCGATAACTACCTGCTGCCGTCCACGTCGATCGTCACCGAAGCGCACGAAGCGGGGCTGGAGATATACGCCTCTGGTTTTGTGAACGATAAGGCTGTCCCCTTTAACTACAGCTACGATCCTCTGGCGGAGTACCTGAACTTCGTCGGCGATGGTGGCTTCTCGGTTGATGGCGTACTGTCGGACTACCCTATTACTGCATCAGAGGCAATTG GTTGTTTTGCTAACCTGAATTCAAGTAAGACTGATCATG TTACAGGGAAACCCTTAGTTATCTCCCACAATGGCGCTAGTGGAGACTACCCGGACTGTACAGACCTGGCCTACCACAGTGCCGTTGACGATGGCGCAGATGTCATCGACTGTCCTGTTCAAGTGACAAGCGATGGAGTCCTCATGTGCATGAGTTCCATTAACCTGCTTGACACCACCAAT AATGCTGCGTTCATAGCAAAGTCACTAGGGATCGACATGGTTGACTCCGTAACCGCCGCCTTAAGTGCCGCCGGCTTCAGTAACCAGACCACCAAGGAAGTTCTGATCCGGTCAACAGACAGCGCCGTCCTCGTCAAACTGAAGCAGCAGAAAACGAGATGCAAGCTCGTGTACACCCTCCCCCTAGGCATCGGGGACGCTTCCAAACCCTCGCTGAAGGACATCAAGGCGTTCGCGGAAGCCGTAGTCGTCGACAGGACCTCCGTCTTCGCTCTGAGCTACGATTTCATCATGGGACAGAACAGGATCGTGCGAGACCTGCAGGCGGCGGGGCTGGCTGTGTACGCGCAGGTGTTCCGGAACGAGTACGTAGCGCACCCGTTTGATTTCTTGGGGGATCCGACCGTGGAGATCAACTACTATGTTCAGACGTTTAATCTGTCCGGCATGATCACTGATTTCCCCAAGACAGTCAGAAGATACAAAG AGAACACCTGTACAGCTCTGGGGAAGGATATGCCCAAGTACATGCGGCCAGTTGAGGCTGGCTCCCTTGCAGATTTCCTCCGGTCCTTCCAAACCCAGCCGCCGTCTGTGGCACCGATGCCGGCGCTGAACTCTTCAAGCGTGGAGGAGCCGCCTCTTCCAACTGCTGCGCCGAGAAACGTGCCGCCTGGTGGTGGCGCCCCAGCGGACGCCGCCGGGACTGCTGGCGGCGCTGCTCCTTCTGATGCGAGTTCCGGCGGCGCTCCTCCTTCTGACGCGCGTCACACGGCTACCGGAAGTAGCGGTATGCTGCTTGTGGTGCTGGTTTCCGCGGCTCTGCTGATCTGA
- the LOC100384038 gene encoding glycerophosphodiester phosphodiesterase GDPDL3 isoform X2, whose protein sequence is MGRSRRHEGGGGGERRGAGAGGVAAAAFAALLLGCVVMALVGGAAAQGPRLPSDYKTLSGAAPLVVARGGFSGAFPDSSEGAYSFGASASAPGTAMWCDVQLTKDGVGLCLRDVNMKNCTTVDQTYPGRKRTYVIDGVHKTGWFVPDFTSAELLQSVYLTQAIWSRTERMDGIYPIVTVPDVQSIVNTSPIWLNVQHPIFYKQRDLDMSSYIHSIRKLVRMDYISSPEIGFLRNISARVRRRTKLVFSFLDKKLLDHSVNQTYGSLARNLTFVRSVASGILVPKDYIWPVTADNYLLPSTSIVTEAHEAGLEIYASGFVNDKAVPFNYSYDPLAEYLNFVGDGGFSVDGVLSDYPITASEAIGCFANLNSSKTDHVTGKPLVISHNGASGDYPDCTDLAYHSAVDDGADVIDCPVQVTSDGVLMCMSSINLLDTTNNAAFIAKSLGIDMVDSVTAALSAAGFSNQTTKEVLIRSTDSAVLVKLKQQKTRCKLVYTLPLGIGDASKPSLKDIKAFAEAVVVDRTSVFALSYDFIMGQNRIVRDLQAAGLAVYAQVFRNEYVAHPFDFLGDPTVEINYYVQTFNLSGMITDFPKTVRRYKENTCTALGKDMPKYMRPVEAGSLADFLRSFQTQPPSVAPMPALNSSSVEEPPLPTAAPRNVPPGGGAPADAAGTAGGAAPSDASSGGAPPSDARHTATGSSGMLLVVLVSAALLI, encoded by the exons ATGGGGAGGAGTAGACGCCacgaaggaggaggaggaggagaacgACGGGGTGCGGGTGCTGGAGGGGTGGCCGCCGCCGCCTTCGCCGCTCTGCTGCTGGGCTGCGTCGTCATGGCCCTCGTCGGCGGCGCCGCCGCGCAGGGCCCCCGGCTCCCCTCCGACTACAAAACCCTCAGCG GCGCCGCTCCGCTCGTGGTGGCCAGAGGCGGGTTCTCAGGAGCGTTCCCGGACTCCAGCGAGGGCGCCTACTCCTTCGGGGCGTCCGCCAGCGCGCCTGGCACGGCCATGTGGTGCGACGTCCAGCTGACCAAGGACGGCGTCGGGCTCTGCCTCCGCGACGTCAACATGAAGAACTGCACCACCGTCGACCAGACGTACCCCGGGAGGAAGCGGACCTACGTCATCGACGGCGTCCACAAGACCGGCTGGTTCGTCCCGGACTTCACCAGCGCCGAGCTTCTTCAGTCCGTGTACC TAACACAAGCAATCTGGTCTCGCACTGAGAGGATGGACGGCATATACCCTATCGTCACTGTCCCTGACGTTCAGTCCATCGTCAACACGTCTCCTATCTGGCTGAATGTCCAG CATCCCATCTTCTACAAACAACGCGATCTGGACATGAGCAGCTACATACACTCGATCCGGAAGCTGGTGCGCATGGACTACATCTCGTCGCCTGAGATCGGCTTCCTCAGAAACATATCCGCAAGAGTCCGCCGCAGAACCAAGCTCGTGTTCAGCTTTCTCGACAAAAAACTCCTGGATCACTCCGTGAACCAGACATACGGTTCGCTGGCGAGGAACCTGACGTTCGTCAGGTCCGTCGCGTCTGGCATACTGGTCCCGAAGGACTACATCTGGCCGGTGACGGCCGATAACTACCTGCTGCCGTCCACGTCGATCGTCACCGAAGCGCACGAAGCGGGGCTGGAGATATACGCCTCTGGTTTTGTGAACGATAAGGCTGTCCCCTTTAACTACAGCTACGATCCTCTGGCGGAGTACCTGAACTTCGTCGGCGATGGTGGCTTCTCGGTTGATGGCGTACTGTCGGACTACCCTATTACTGCATCAGAGGCAATTG GTTGTTTTGCTAACCTGAATTCAAGTAAGACTGATCATG TTACAGGGAAACCCTTAGTTATCTCCCACAATGGCGCTAGTGGAGACTACCCGGACTGTACAGACCTGGCCTACCACAGTGCCGTTGACGATGGCGCAGATGTCATCGACTGTCCTGTTCAAGTGACAAGCGATGGAGTCCTCATGTGCATGAGTTCCATTAACCTGCTTGACACCACCAAT AATGCTGCGTTCATAGCAAAGTCACTAGGGATCGACATGGTTGACTCCGTAACCGCCGCCTTAAGTGCCGCCGGCTTCAGTAACCAGACCACCAAGGAAGTTCTGATCCGGTCAACAGACAGCGCCGTCCTCGTCAAACTGAAGCAGCAGAAAACGAGATGCAAGCTCGTGTACACCCTCCCCCTAGGCATCGGGGACGCTTCCAAACCCTCGCTGAAGGACATCAAGGCGTTCGCGGAAGCCGTAGTCGTCGACAGGACCTCCGTCTTCGCTCTGAGCTACGATTTCATCATGGGACAGAACAGGATCGTGCGAGACCTGCAGGCGGCGGGGCTGGCTGTGTACGCGCAGGTGTTCCGGAACGAGTACGTAGCGCACCCGTTTGATTTCTTGGGGGATCCGACCGTGGAGATCAACTACTATGTTCAGACGTTTAATCTGTCCGGCATGATCACTGATTTCCCCAAGACAGTCAGAAGATACAAAG AGAACACCTGTACAGCTCTGGGGAAGGATATGCCCAAGTACATGCGGCCAGTTGAGGCTGGCTCCCTTGCAGATTTCCTCCGGTCCTTCCAAACCCAGCCGCCGTCTGTGGCACCGATGCCGGCGCTGAACTCTTCAAGCGTGGAGGAGCCGCCTCTTCCAACTGCTGCGCCGAGAAACGTGCCGCCTGGTGGTGGCGCCCCAGCGGACGCCGCCGGGACTGCTGGCGGCGCTGCTCCTTCTGATGCGAGTTCCGGCGGCGCTCCTCCTTCTGACGCGCGTCACACGGCTACCGGAAGTAGCGGTATGCTGCTTGTGGTGCTGGTTTCCGCGGCTCTGCTGATCTGA
- the LOC100384038 gene encoding glycerophosphodiester phosphodiesterase GDPDL3 isoform X1 — protein MGRSRRHEGGGGGERRGAGAGGVAAAAFAALLLGCVVMALVGGAAAQGPRLPSDYKTLSGAAPLVVARGGFSGAFPDSSEGAYSFGASASAPGTAMWCDVQLTKDGVGLCLRDVNMKNCTTVDQTYPGRKRTYVIDGVHKTGWFVPDFTSAELLQSVYLTQAIWSRTERMDGIYPIVTVPDVQSIVNTSPIWLNVQHPIFYKQRDLDMSSYIHSIRKLVRMDYISSPEIGFLRNISARVRRRTKLVFSFLDKKLLDHSVNQTYGSLARNLTFVRSVASGILVPKDYIWPVTADNYLLPSTSIVTEAHEAGLEIYASGFVNDKAVPFNYSYDPLAEYLNFVGDGGFSVDGVLSDYPITASEAIGCFANLNSSKTDHVTGKPLVISHNGASGDYPDCTDLAYHSAVDDGADVIDCPVQVTSDGVLMCMSSINLLDTTNVQRTPFATPSLVPSILINVILSSLINLSSLPQNAAFIAKSLGIDMVDSVTAALSAAGFSNQTTKEVLIRSTDSAVLVKLKQQKTRCKLVYTLPLGIGDASKPSLKDIKAFAEAVVVDRTSVFALSYDFIMGQNRIVRDLQAAGLAVYAQVFRNEYVAHPFDFLGDPTVEINYYVQTFNLSGMITDFPKTVRRYKENTCTALGKDMPKYMRPVEAGSLADFLRSFQTQPPSVAPMPALNSSSVEEPPLPTAAPRNVPPGGGAPADAAGTAGGAAPSDASSGGAPPSDARHTATGSSGMLLVVLVSAALLI, from the exons ATGGGGAGGAGTAGACGCCacgaaggaggaggaggaggagaacgACGGGGTGCGGGTGCTGGAGGGGTGGCCGCCGCCGCCTTCGCCGCTCTGCTGCTGGGCTGCGTCGTCATGGCCCTCGTCGGCGGCGCCGCCGCGCAGGGCCCCCGGCTCCCCTCCGACTACAAAACCCTCAGCG GCGCCGCTCCGCTCGTGGTGGCCAGAGGCGGGTTCTCAGGAGCGTTCCCGGACTCCAGCGAGGGCGCCTACTCCTTCGGGGCGTCCGCCAGCGCGCCTGGCACGGCCATGTGGTGCGACGTCCAGCTGACCAAGGACGGCGTCGGGCTCTGCCTCCGCGACGTCAACATGAAGAACTGCACCACCGTCGACCAGACGTACCCCGGGAGGAAGCGGACCTACGTCATCGACGGCGTCCACAAGACCGGCTGGTTCGTCCCGGACTTCACCAGCGCCGAGCTTCTTCAGTCCGTGTACC TAACACAAGCAATCTGGTCTCGCACTGAGAGGATGGACGGCATATACCCTATCGTCACTGTCCCTGACGTTCAGTCCATCGTCAACACGTCTCCTATCTGGCTGAATGTCCAG CATCCCATCTTCTACAAACAACGCGATCTGGACATGAGCAGCTACATACACTCGATCCGGAAGCTGGTGCGCATGGACTACATCTCGTCGCCTGAGATCGGCTTCCTCAGAAACATATCCGCAAGAGTCCGCCGCAGAACCAAGCTCGTGTTCAGCTTTCTCGACAAAAAACTCCTGGATCACTCCGTGAACCAGACATACGGTTCGCTGGCGAGGAACCTGACGTTCGTCAGGTCCGTCGCGTCTGGCATACTGGTCCCGAAGGACTACATCTGGCCGGTGACGGCCGATAACTACCTGCTGCCGTCCACGTCGATCGTCACCGAAGCGCACGAAGCGGGGCTGGAGATATACGCCTCTGGTTTTGTGAACGATAAGGCTGTCCCCTTTAACTACAGCTACGATCCTCTGGCGGAGTACCTGAACTTCGTCGGCGATGGTGGCTTCTCGGTTGATGGCGTACTGTCGGACTACCCTATTACTGCATCAGAGGCAATTG GTTGTTTTGCTAACCTGAATTCAAGTAAGACTGATCATG TTACAGGGAAACCCTTAGTTATCTCCCACAATGGCGCTAGTGGAGACTACCCGGACTGTACAGACCTGGCCTACCACAGTGCCGTTGACGATGGCGCAGATGTCATCGACTGTCCTGTTCAAGTGACAAGCGATGGAGTCCTCATGTGCATGAGTTCCATTAACCTGCTTGACACCACCAATGTTCAGAGAACACCTTTCGCCACTCCTTCCCTGGTTCCATCTATCTTAATAAATGTAATTCTTTCATCACTGATCAATCTATCTTCTCTACCGCAGAATGCTGCGTTCATAGCAAAGTCACTAGGGATCGACATGGTTGACTCCGTAACCGCCGCCTTAAGTGCCGCCGGCTTCAGTAACCAGACCACCAAGGAAGTTCTGATCCGGTCAACAGACAGCGCCGTCCTCGTCAAACTGAAGCAGCAGAAAACGAGATGCAAGCTCGTGTACACCCTCCCCCTAGGCATCGGGGACGCTTCCAAACCCTCGCTGAAGGACATCAAGGCGTTCGCGGAAGCCGTAGTCGTCGACAGGACCTCCGTCTTCGCTCTGAGCTACGATTTCATCATGGGACAGAACAGGATCGTGCGAGACCTGCAGGCGGCGGGGCTGGCTGTGTACGCGCAGGTGTTCCGGAACGAGTACGTAGCGCACCCGTTTGATTTCTTGGGGGATCCGACCGTGGAGATCAACTACTATGTTCAGACGTTTAATCTGTCCGGCATGATCACTGATTTCCCCAAGACAGTCAGAAGATACAAAG AGAACACCTGTACAGCTCTGGGGAAGGATATGCCCAAGTACATGCGGCCAGTTGAGGCTGGCTCCCTTGCAGATTTCCTCCGGTCCTTCCAAACCCAGCCGCCGTCTGTGGCACCGATGCCGGCGCTGAACTCTTCAAGCGTGGAGGAGCCGCCTCTTCCAACTGCTGCGCCGAGAAACGTGCCGCCTGGTGGTGGCGCCCCAGCGGACGCCGCCGGGACTGCTGGCGGCGCTGCTCCTTCTGATGCGAGTTCCGGCGGCGCTCCTCCTTCTGACGCGCGTCACACGGCTACCGGAAGTAGCGGTATGCTGCTTGTGGTGCTGGTTTCCGCGGCTCTGCTGATCTGA
- the LOC100384038 gene encoding glycerophosphodiester phosphodiesterase GDPDL3 isoform X3: MGRSRRHEGGGGGERRGAGAGGVAAAAFAALLLGCVVMALVGGAAAQGPRLPSDYKTLSGAAPLVVARGGFSGAFPDSSEGAYSFGASASAPGTAMWCDVQLTKDGVGLCLRDVNMKNCTTVDQTYPGRKRTYVIDGVHKTGWFVPDFTSAELLQSVYLTQAIWSRTERMDGIYPIVTVPDVQSIVNTSPIWLNVQHPIFYKQRDLDMSSYIHSIRKLVRMDYISSPEIGFLRNISARVRRRTKLVFSFLDKKLLDHSVNQTYGSLARNLTFVRSVASGILVPKDYIWPVTADNYLLPSTSIVTEAHEAGLEIYASGFVNDKAVPFNYSYDPLAEYLNFVGDGGFSVDGVLSDYPITASEAIGCFANLNSSKTDHVTGKPLVISHNGASGDYPDCTDLAYHSAVDDGADVIDCPVQVTSDGVLMCMSSINLLDTTNVQRTPFATPSLVPSILINVILSSLINLSSLPQNAAFIAKSLGIDMVDSVTAALSAAGFSNQTTKEVLIRSTDSAVLVKLKQQKTRCKLVYTLPLGIGDASKPSLKDIKAFAEAVVVDRTSVFALSYDFIMGQNRIVRDLQAAGLAVYAQVFRNEEHLYSSGEGYAQVHAAS, translated from the exons ATGGGGAGGAGTAGACGCCacgaaggaggaggaggaggagaacgACGGGGTGCGGGTGCTGGAGGGGTGGCCGCCGCCGCCTTCGCCGCTCTGCTGCTGGGCTGCGTCGTCATGGCCCTCGTCGGCGGCGCCGCCGCGCAGGGCCCCCGGCTCCCCTCCGACTACAAAACCCTCAGCG GCGCCGCTCCGCTCGTGGTGGCCAGAGGCGGGTTCTCAGGAGCGTTCCCGGACTCCAGCGAGGGCGCCTACTCCTTCGGGGCGTCCGCCAGCGCGCCTGGCACGGCCATGTGGTGCGACGTCCAGCTGACCAAGGACGGCGTCGGGCTCTGCCTCCGCGACGTCAACATGAAGAACTGCACCACCGTCGACCAGACGTACCCCGGGAGGAAGCGGACCTACGTCATCGACGGCGTCCACAAGACCGGCTGGTTCGTCCCGGACTTCACCAGCGCCGAGCTTCTTCAGTCCGTGTACC TAACACAAGCAATCTGGTCTCGCACTGAGAGGATGGACGGCATATACCCTATCGTCACTGTCCCTGACGTTCAGTCCATCGTCAACACGTCTCCTATCTGGCTGAATGTCCAG CATCCCATCTTCTACAAACAACGCGATCTGGACATGAGCAGCTACATACACTCGATCCGGAAGCTGGTGCGCATGGACTACATCTCGTCGCCTGAGATCGGCTTCCTCAGAAACATATCCGCAAGAGTCCGCCGCAGAACCAAGCTCGTGTTCAGCTTTCTCGACAAAAAACTCCTGGATCACTCCGTGAACCAGACATACGGTTCGCTGGCGAGGAACCTGACGTTCGTCAGGTCCGTCGCGTCTGGCATACTGGTCCCGAAGGACTACATCTGGCCGGTGACGGCCGATAACTACCTGCTGCCGTCCACGTCGATCGTCACCGAAGCGCACGAAGCGGGGCTGGAGATATACGCCTCTGGTTTTGTGAACGATAAGGCTGTCCCCTTTAACTACAGCTACGATCCTCTGGCGGAGTACCTGAACTTCGTCGGCGATGGTGGCTTCTCGGTTGATGGCGTACTGTCGGACTACCCTATTACTGCATCAGAGGCAATTG GTTGTTTTGCTAACCTGAATTCAAGTAAGACTGATCATG TTACAGGGAAACCCTTAGTTATCTCCCACAATGGCGCTAGTGGAGACTACCCGGACTGTACAGACCTGGCCTACCACAGTGCCGTTGACGATGGCGCAGATGTCATCGACTGTCCTGTTCAAGTGACAAGCGATGGAGTCCTCATGTGCATGAGTTCCATTAACCTGCTTGACACCACCAATGTTCAGAGAACACCTTTCGCCACTCCTTCCCTGGTTCCATCTATCTTAATAAATGTAATTCTTTCATCACTGATCAATCTATCTTCTCTACCGCAGAATGCTGCGTTCATAGCAAAGTCACTAGGGATCGACATGGTTGACTCCGTAACCGCCGCCTTAAGTGCCGCCGGCTTCAGTAACCAGACCACCAAGGAAGTTCTGATCCGGTCAACAGACAGCGCCGTCCTCGTCAAACTGAAGCAGCAGAAAACGAGATGCAAGCTCGTGTACACCCTCCCCCTAGGCATCGGGGACGCTTCCAAACCCTCGCTGAAGGACATCAAGGCGTTCGCGGAAGCCGTAGTCGTCGACAGGACCTCCGTCTTCGCTCTGAGCTACGATTTCATCATGGGACAGAACAGGATCGTGCGAGACCTGCAGGCGGCGGGGCTGGCTGTGTACGCGCAGGTGTTCCGGAACGA AGAACACCTGTACAGCTCTGGGGAAGGATATGCCCAAGTACATGCGGCCAGTTGA